From one Caldithrix abyssi DSM 13497 genomic stretch:
- a CDS encoding ZIP family metal transporter, whose translation MNSHQLFELTAYSFSIVVTAWIGGIIPLFYKKNHRVLHWFISLGAGVLLGAAFLHMIPEASEMIGKNVGIYVLGGFLMLFVLEKFIMTHPCPSEHCEFHRVGLSAFLGLSLHSLVTGIALGTGVMVPKLGLVVFLAIILHKLPASLSLTSLFIKENYSTKKLFVYLTAFSLMVPLGALITYLFLQQTSVKTIGALTAFSAGTFLHVAADDLLPEVHQHSHDKYSRLFVFGIGILTTWLVTLLE comes from the coding sequence ATGAATTCACATCAACTTTTTGAATTAACCGCTTATTCCTTCAGTATTGTGGTTACCGCGTGGATTGGCGGCATTATTCCGCTTTTCTACAAAAAAAATCATCGTGTTTTGCACTGGTTTATCAGCCTGGGCGCCGGCGTTTTGCTGGGCGCGGCCTTTTTACACATGATCCCCGAAGCCTCGGAAATGATCGGCAAAAACGTGGGGATTTACGTGCTGGGCGGCTTTTTGATGCTATTTGTTCTGGAAAAATTCATTATGACCCATCCCTGCCCCTCGGAACATTGTGAATTTCATCGAGTCGGCCTTTCGGCCTTTCTGGGGCTCTCGCTGCACAGCCTGGTAACCGGCATTGCGCTGGGCACGGGCGTTATGGTGCCTAAACTGGGACTGGTTGTCTTTTTAGCAATTATTCTCCATAAATTGCCCGCATCTCTGTCTTTAACCAGTTTATTTATTAAGGAAAATTACTCTACTAAAAAATTGTTCGTCTATTTGACGGCGTTTTCTTTAATGGTGCCGCTTGGCGCTCTTATTACCTACCTCTTTCTCCAGCAGACTTCAGTCAAAACCATTGGCGCATTAACCGCTTTTTCGGCCGGCACCTTTTTACATGTGGCTGCCGACGACCTTTTACCGGAGGTTCATCAACATTCACATGACAAATACTCTCGCCTGTTTGTTTTTGGGATCGGCATACTGACCACCTGGCTGGTAACGCTATTGGAATAA
- a CDS encoding DUF1573 domain-containing protein, giving the protein MRPYNTFLFILLILGVVQISNLNAQDSTKVSGPVITASEKVFDFGQVPENAVVSHVFVLKNQGSDSLRIQRIKSGUGCTAALLSSEVIAPGDSVQLKASFNTHNRSGTFQKNIRVYSNAVNQRVLTLTIKGEIIRED; this is encoded by the coding sequence ATGAGGCCATATAACACATTTCTCTTCATTTTATTGATTTTGGGCGTCGTTCAGATCAGTAATTTAAACGCTCAGGACAGCACAAAGGTCAGCGGGCCTGTTATTACAGCTTCGGAAAAGGTGTTTGATTTTGGTCAGGTGCCGGAAAATGCCGTGGTCTCTCATGTTTTTGTGCTGAAAAATCAGGGCAGCGATAGCTTAAGAATTCAACGTATTAAAAGCGGCTGAGGCTGCACAGCAGCGCTTCTGAGTTCAGAAGTCATTGCCCCGGGAGACAGCGTGCAGCTTAAGGCTTCTTTTAACACGCACAACCGTTCAGGCACGTTCCAGAAGAACATTCGCGTTTATTCCAATGCCGTTAATCAGCGCGTATTAACCTTAACCATAAAAGGCGAAATTATTCGAGAAGATTGA
- the msrB gene encoding peptide-methionine (R)-S-oxide reductase MsrB, with amino-acid sequence MRSKDDSSKTSGHKVFKTDADWQSCLTPEQFYVTRKKGTERPFSGKYYDYWEEGTYLCVACGAELFSSSTKYHSGSGWPSFWDVASEENVILEKDTSLGMVRTEILCASCGAHLGHVFDDGPPPTGLRYCINSAALKFVPKNLKK; translated from the coding sequence ATGCGTTCAAAGGACGACTCTTCAAAAACCAGCGGCCACAAAGTGTTTAAAACGGACGCCGACTGGCAATCGTGTTTGACGCCCGAGCAATTTTATGTTACCAGAAAAAAGGGGACGGAACGCCCTTTTAGCGGCAAATATTACGACTACTGGGAAGAAGGCACGTACCTGTGCGTGGCCTGCGGCGCAGAGCTCTTTTCTTCAAGCACCAAATACCATTCCGGAAGCGGCTGGCCCAGCTTCTGGGATGTGGCCAGCGAAGAAAATGTGATCCTTGAAAAAGATACCAGCCTGGGAATGGTGCGCACGGAAATACTTTGTGCTTCCTGCGGTGCACATCTGGGGCACGTTTTTGATGACGGACCGCCGCCCACCGGGCTGCGCTATTGCATCAATTCTGCCGCCTTGAAGTTTGTGCCTAAAAATTTAAAAAAATAA
- a CDS encoding M1 family metallopeptidase: protein MFAFLLVAFTLNGIQATASDSLYIPINLQQAYEKGTRAYDGSPGPAYWQNHADYVIQVKFEPERRMIFGRQKIIYYNESPDSLDRLVIRLYQDLFKKGNPRDWGVNPGDLHEGVKIDSLKLNDRPLDLTGNPFIRRYGTNMIIRLQNKIAPESTVKLEIEWQLQISRHSNIRMGAYDSTSFHVAYWYPQIAVYDDLSGWDTFNYTGLQEFYNDFNNYDVRISVPQNFVVWATGRLQNVEEVLQEKYQKRYQKALESDDVIHVITEEDLEKGKITADKEWNTFHYVARNVPDFAFSTSDHYLWDLTSVQVAPDRERVLVGAAYKAESSDFYKVAELSRKSILFFSNEMPAVAFPYPSLTVFNGRGGMEFPMMVNDGSVANWQGTVHLTSHEIAHTYFPFMMGTNERKYAWMDEGWAVMLPFDFQAREAPGYDPIEKAIKRYLSMAGTEFDIPMIVPSVVYGGDARNAYRNASYNRSGVAYYLLERHLGRETFLKAMHAYMTRWQSKHPMPFDFFFTFNHATGEDLNWFFKPWFFEFGYPDLAIEKVAEDQQTLTVKVIKKGNLPLPIKLTVVFQDSSQTMIEKAMDIWRSGKNETVIKISKEKPIIEIQLGDKHIPDLFDDNNWIRMKE, encoded by the coding sequence ATGTTTGCTTTTTTATTGGTGGCTTTTACGCTCAATGGTATCCAGGCAACGGCCAGCGATTCTTTATACATTCCGATCAACTTACAACAAGCCTACGAAAAAGGCACGCGCGCTTACGACGGCAGCCCCGGCCCGGCATACTGGCAAAATCATGCTGACTATGTCATTCAGGTTAAATTTGAACCTGAAAGGAGAATGATTTTCGGCCGCCAAAAAATAATCTATTACAACGAGAGTCCAGACTCGCTCGATCGGCTGGTGATTCGTTTGTACCAGGATCTATTCAAAAAGGGCAATCCCCGAGATTGGGGTGTAAACCCGGGCGATTTACATGAAGGCGTTAAAATCGATTCGTTAAAACTCAACGATCGGCCGTTGGACCTGACTGGCAACCCTTTTATTCGACGCTACGGCACTAATATGATCATCAGGCTGCAAAACAAAATAGCGCCCGAAAGCACGGTTAAGCTGGAAATAGAATGGCAACTGCAAATCAGCCGCCATTCCAATATTCGAATGGGCGCGTATGATTCCACCTCCTTTCATGTGGCTTACTGGTACCCCCAAATAGCTGTTTACGACGATTTATCGGGATGGGACACGTTCAATTACACGGGGCTACAGGAATTCTACAACGATTTTAATAACTACGATGTGCGCATTTCCGTACCACAAAATTTTGTTGTCTGGGCAACCGGGCGGCTGCAAAACGTGGAAGAGGTTTTGCAAGAAAAATATCAAAAACGATACCAGAAGGCTCTGGAAAGCGACGATGTAATTCATGTGATCACGGAAGAAGACCTGGAAAAAGGAAAAATCACGGCAGACAAAGAATGGAATACCTTTCACTATGTGGCGCGCAATGTGCCTGATTTTGCCTTTTCCACCAGCGACCACTATTTGTGGGATTTAACCAGCGTGCAGGTTGCGCCCGATCGGGAGCGCGTACTGGTAGGCGCGGCCTATAAAGCCGAATCGTCCGATTTTTATAAGGTAGCTGAATTGTCCAGAAAATCGATCCTCTTTTTTTCGAATGAAATGCCCGCCGTGGCGTTTCCCTATCCTTCCTTAACGGTTTTTAACGGACGGGGAGGCATGGAATTCCCTATGATGGTTAACGACGGCTCGGTTGCAAACTGGCAAGGAACGGTACACCTTACCAGCCATGAAATCGCCCATACCTATTTTCCGTTTATGATGGGTACCAACGAACGCAAATATGCCTGGATGGACGAAGGCTGGGCCGTGATGCTGCCCTTTGATTTTCAAGCGCGCGAAGCGCCGGGATATGATCCGATAGAGAAAGCCATCAAGCGTTATTTGAGCATGGCGGGAACGGAATTTGACATACCAATGATTGTGCCATCCGTTGTGTATGGTGGAGACGCGCGCAACGCCTACCGCAACGCTTCCTACAATCGTTCTGGCGTTGCCTATTATTTGCTGGAACGGCATCTGGGCCGGGAAACATTCCTGAAAGCCATGCATGCCTACATGACGCGCTGGCAGAGTAAACATCCCATGCCGTTTGATTTCTTTTTTACTTTTAACCATGCTACTGGCGAGGATTTAAATTGGTTTTTTAAACCATGGTTCTTCGAATTTGGATATCCCGACCTGGCCATTGAAAAAGTTGCGGAAGACCAACAAACATTAACGGTGAAAGTCATTAAAAAAGGCAACCTGCCACTTCCCATTAAACTGACGGTGGTCTTTCAGGATAGTAGTCAGACAATGATTGAAAAAGCAATGGACATCTGGCGCAGCGGCAAGAATGAAACAGTTATTAAAATTTCAAAGGAAAAGCCGATTATTGAAATTCAACTGGGCGACAAACATATTCCCGATTTATTTGACGACAACAACTGGATACGCATGAAAGAGTAA
- a CDS encoding ferritin encodes MLSKKLEAALNDQITKEFFSEYLYLSMASYCDSIDLGGFANWFISQAEEEHQHAMKLFKYVQDREGRVALGAMEKPQHEFKDVMHLFEQVLEHEQFITQSINKIYELAVNEKDYPTQVELEWFIKEQVEEEKQVSDIIKQLKWIKDNPTMLYMLDQQLGQRVPTSLPAEEQK; translated from the coding sequence ATGTTAAGTAAAAAATTAGAGGCCGCTTTAAACGACCAGATCACCAAAGAATTCTTTTCGGAATACTTGTATCTATCCATGGCGTCTTACTGCGATTCCATTGACCTGGGCGGTTTTGCCAACTGGTTTATCAGTCAGGCCGAAGAAGAGCACCAGCACGCCATGAAGTTGTTTAAATATGTGCAGGATCGCGAAGGCCGCGTGGCGCTCGGCGCTATGGAAAAACCGCAACATGAATTTAAAGATGTGATGCACCTGTTTGAACAGGTTCTGGAACACGAACAATTCATTACGCAAAGTATCAATAAAATTTATGAGTTAGCCGTAAACGAAAAGGACTACCCCACGCAGGTAGAATTAGAATGGTTCATTAAAGAACAGGTGGAAGAAGAAAAACAGGTTTCGGACATCATTAAACAGTTAAAATGGATAAAAGACAATCCCACCATGCTTTATATGCTGGATCAACAATTGGGTCAGCGAGTGCCGACCAGTCTGCCGGCAGAAGAACAAAAATAA
- the hflC gene encoding protease modulator HflC has protein sequence MNKRYLILGGIIVAALIVLFSAAFIVNETEQVIITRFGKPVGEPITTPGIHFKVPLIEDATFFEKRFLEWDGDANQVPTKDKRFIWVDTYARWKISDPLLFFQRVRDERGAQARLDDILDGETRNAVAKHDLVELVRSSNRKPMVIADTALAEEALEDVFPSIKYGRAKITREILLAAQERTKELGVELLDIRFKRINYVEEVQRKIYERMITERKRIAEKYRSEGQGMASQILGQKERELKRIQSEAYRTAQEIRGKADAQATAIYARAYDRNAESREFYRFLKTLETYRSTFGEKDWLILTTDNDFYKLLQKIQ, from the coding sequence ATGAATAAACGTTATCTTATTTTGGGCGGCATAATCGTGGCAGCCTTAATCGTTCTCTTTTCAGCCGCCTTTATCGTTAATGAAACCGAACAGGTCATTATTACGCGTTTCGGGAAGCCGGTTGGCGAGCCCATTACAACGCCAGGTATCCATTTTAAAGTTCCTCTGATCGAAGATGCCACCTTTTTTGAAAAACGCTTTTTAGAGTGGGATGGCGATGCCAATCAGGTGCCCACCAAAGATAAACGCTTTATCTGGGTGGATACTTACGCTCGCTGGAAAATTTCAGATCCACTGTTGTTCTTTCAGCGTGTACGCGACGAACGCGGCGCTCAGGCCCGTCTGGATGACATCTTAGACGGCGAGACGCGTAATGCGGTTGCCAAACACGATCTGGTTGAGCTGGTGCGCAGTTCCAATCGCAAACCGATGGTTATTGCCGATACAGCCCTGGCCGAAGAAGCCCTGGAAGACGTCTTCCCCAGCATCAAGTACGGACGCGCAAAAATTACGCGCGAAATTTTACTGGCCGCACAGGAAAGAACTAAAGAACTGGGCGTAGAACTGCTGGATATTCGCTTTAAACGCATTAATTATGTGGAAGAAGTACAGCGTAAAATTTACGAACGAATGATCACCGAACGTAAAAGAATCGCAGAAAAATATCGCTCCGAAGGACAGGGAATGGCTTCTCAAATCCTTGGTCAAAAAGAGCGTGAATTAAAGAGAATCCAGTCCGAAGCCTATCGTACCGCTCAGGAAATCCGCGGTAAGGCCGACGCTCAGGCCACGGCTATCTATGCCAGGGCTTACGATCGCAATGCGGAAAGCCGTGAATTCTACCGCTTCTTGAAAACGCTGGAAACCTATCGTTCGACCTTTGGCGAAAAAGATTGGCTTATCTTAACAACAGACAATGATTTCTATAAATTACTGCAAAAGATTCAGTGA
- the hflK gene encoding FtsH protease activity modulator HflK, whose protein sequence is MSANTGNFNLEDFKVPQFSPKIIKWLVLGILFIVLFFSSWFTIGAEEVGVVVRFGKYVRTVDPGLNFKLPFGIETVYKVPVQRQLKQEFGFRTLRAGVRSEYSSRRFQEESLMLTGDLNAAEVEWIVQYRIADPYLYLFKVRNAETTFRDINEAVMREIIGDRTVTEILTVGRQEIATTAERMVQELASQYYTGIKVDQIVLQDVNPPDEVKPSFNEVNEALQEKEKLINQARSEYNKVIPKARGEALRIIEEAHGYALERVNEAQGDAARFNQLYNEYRKAKEVTRQRLYLETMSEILSKVGRKLITDKEATGILPLFQLDVKGGLKNE, encoded by the coding sequence ATGAGTGCCAATACAGGAAATTTTAACCTTGAGGATTTCAAGGTACCCCAGTTCTCGCCAAAAATCATCAAATGGCTGGTGCTTGGAATCCTGTTCATTGTCCTTTTCTTTTCCAGTTGGTTTACCATTGGAGCAGAAGAAGTGGGCGTGGTGGTGCGTTTTGGCAAATACGTACGAACCGTTGATCCGGGCTTAAACTTTAAGCTGCCGTTCGGCATCGAAACGGTTTACAAAGTGCCCGTTCAGCGTCAGTTAAAGCAAGAGTTTGGGTTCCGTACTTTGCGCGCCGGCGTTAGAAGCGAGTATTCAAGCAGACGCTTTCAGGAAGAATCATTAATGCTCACCGGCGATTTAAATGCCGCCGAAGTGGAATGGATTGTCCAATACCGGATTGCCGATCCCTATCTGTATCTGTTTAAAGTGCGCAATGCGGAAACAACCTTTCGCGATATCAATGAAGCCGTGATGCGCGAAATTATCGGCGATCGCACCGTAACGGAAATATTGACCGTGGGGCGTCAGGAAATTGCGACCACGGCCGAACGAATGGTGCAGGAGCTCGCTTCGCAATACTACACGGGCATTAAAGTGGATCAAATCGTTTTGCAGGACGTGAATCCGCCTGATGAAGTAAAACCGTCTTTCAACGAGGTTAACGAAGCGCTGCAGGAAAAAGAAAAACTAATTAATCAAGCTCGTTCAGAATACAACAAGGTCATTCCCAAAGCCCGCGGCGAGGCGTTGAGAATCATTGAAGAGGCGCATGGTTACGCTCTGGAACGCGTGAACGAAGCGCAGGGCGATGCGGCGCGCTTCAATCAGTTGTACAACGAATATCGTAAAGCTAAAGAAGTAACCAGACAACGTCTCTATCTGGAAACGATGAGTGAAATCCTTTCCAAGGTTGGACGCAAACTGATAACCGATAAAGAAGCCACAGGCATTTTGCCGCTTTTTCAATTGGACGTTAAAGGAGGACTAAAAAATGAATAA
- a CDS encoding rhomboid family intramembrane serine protease — MIPIADESPRGYRPYVNYALITLNILVYFFWQQHTQSFIYTYGLVPAKFFSLDYQPFATFTIFTSMFMHGGLGHLFGNMLYLYIFGDNIEYTLGHGRYLLFYLTVGVAAALLQTFLAPNSTIPMVGASGAISGVLGAYLLKFPRNRISILIFIFFFIDIIHVPAVFVLSLWFIFQLFNGWLSLIPGLQGGVAWFAHIGGFAAGFTLIKFFEPRKRWQVWL; from the coding sequence ATGATTCCCATCGCGGACGAAAGCCCACGCGGATATCGACCTTACGTTAATTACGCGTTAATTACATTAAATATTCTGGTCTATTTTTTCTGGCAGCAACATACACAAAGTTTTATTTACACCTATGGATTGGTGCCGGCCAAATTCTTTTCTCTGGACTACCAGCCGTTTGCCACGTTTACCATTTTTACTTCCATGTTTATGCACGGCGGTCTGGGTCATCTGTTCGGGAATATGCTCTATCTTTACATCTTTGGCGACAATATTGAATATACACTGGGACACGGTCGTTATTTATTGTTTTATCTGACGGTCGGCGTAGCTGCGGCCTTGCTTCAAACCTTTCTTGCGCCAAACTCTACCATTCCCATGGTTGGAGCCAGCGGTGCGATCTCTGGCGTTCTGGGCGCCTATCTTTTAAAATTCCCACGCAATCGCATTTCCATACTGATTTTCATCTTCTTCTTCATCGATATTATTCACGTTCCTGCGGTTTTTGTACTCTCCCTCTGGTTTATCTTTCAATTGTTTAACGGTTGGCTCTCATTAATTCCCGGTTTGCAGGGCGGTGTCGCCTGGTTTGCGCACATAGGAGGTTTTGCCGCCGGCTTTACGTTAATAAAGTTCTTTGAACCCCGAAAACGCTGGCAGGTGTGGTTGTAA
- a CDS encoding M23 family metallopeptidase: protein MKNFGKILLVLLIWHGAKAQNYLWPTSASDYLTSSFCEYRPGHYHSAIDIKTWNQEGYAVYAVEDGTVYRIRVSPHGYGKVIYLKLKDGRFAVYAHLQRFNRKLEEKVRQIQLKNRRYTIDWRPKRWPVKKGEIIAYTGQTGTGVPHLHFEIRDAQHRALNPLHFYRERVKDQIAPRLQELLIIPLNKNSVVNGSVLPKSIPLKKENGIYVLNETVYARGKIGLAIRGYDRANDVYNKYGFYREQLYINDSLIFEAKYDTLDFSKTSQINIGIYYPLKALQNKRFLKLFKEPYNQLDFYRTAPDGGVIYVKKQPVNFKIIIKDFWDNQSVVKGRILPAFNPPPQILYARRLKDQLFVKALLPRNLRTLDLLHPGAGGAWQKVRYYEIVQQEFRPHNQQILIKAPLNPVQTKKIKIVGVASDGRRFALLNDFAHSADTIAFKLINYGKYWVAQLSPPQNASLLDIETRLNGVVIHPVSNLNDRFLELVIPPGEGDKQTLQLRVAKFQKTVLDTTIHFAVLFPEKSQHIALFNDSLQIETTGQTVYDTLLFSARKNDSVLTLKDSLPILSAEYNFSWYPQPFRKGVRIVVKTDSTPLPTRTLGLYRFVSEKGLRYVGGQSGAARQTIVMRSKGLGSIVAAADTVPPAVEILFPAPNARLKALKFVKISAFDSLSGLDSDLNFRIFIDDQWMIPEWDPERKLVLATPHWKLKAGQHRLLVEVQDRAGNVSKQSLVFFIKGN, encoded by the coding sequence ATGAAAAACTTTGGCAAAATACTGCTTGTCCTTCTAATCTGGCACGGCGCAAAGGCGCAAAATTATTTATGGCCCACCTCAGCCAGCGACTATCTCACCTCCAGTTTCTGTGAGTACCGTCCCGGCCATTACCACTCGGCCATTGACATCAAAACCTGGAATCAGGAAGGCTACGCGGTTTACGCCGTCGAAGACGGCACGGTTTACCGCATTCGAGTTTCGCCCCATGGCTACGGTAAGGTGATCTATTTAAAACTAAAAGACGGTCGATTTGCCGTTTACGCTCACCTGCAACGCTTCAATCGTAAACTGGAAGAAAAGGTGCGCCAGATTCAGCTTAAAAATCGAAGGTACACCATTGACTGGCGTCCAAAGCGCTGGCCCGTAAAAAAAGGAGAGATTATTGCTTACACCGGGCAAACGGGAACGGGCGTTCCCCATTTACATTTCGAAATACGCGATGCGCAGCATCGGGCGCTGAATCCCCTGCATTTTTACAGAGAGCGGGTTAAAGATCAAATCGCGCCTCGCTTGCAGGAATTGCTCATCATTCCGTTAAATAAAAACAGCGTCGTCAATGGTTCGGTGTTGCCCAAAAGTATTCCGCTAAAAAAAGAGAATGGAATCTACGTTTTGAACGAAACCGTGTACGCGCGGGGCAAAATCGGTCTGGCCATCCGCGGGTACGATCGGGCCAACGACGTTTACAACAAATACGGCTTTTACCGCGAGCAATTGTACATTAACGACAGCCTGATTTTTGAGGCGAAATACGATACGCTTGATTTTAGCAAAACCTCGCAAATCAATATCGGAATCTACTATCCTTTAAAAGCGCTGCAAAACAAACGCTTTTTAAAGTTATTTAAAGAACCGTACAACCAGCTTGATTTTTATCGCACCGCGCCAGATGGGGGCGTGATTTACGTAAAAAAACAGCCAGTAAACTTTAAAATTATTATTAAAGATTTCTGGGACAATCAAAGCGTGGTTAAGGGGCGCATTTTGCCGGCATTCAATCCGCCGCCGCAAATCCTTTACGCGCGCCGTTTAAAAGATCAGCTATTTGTCAAAGCCTTGCTGCCCCGTAATTTGCGCACGCTGGATTTACTGCATCCCGGCGCCGGCGGAGCCTGGCAAAAAGTACGGTATTACGAAATTGTTCAGCAGGAATTCCGGCCGCACAATCAGCAAATTTTAATCAAGGCGCCGCTAAATCCCGTGCAAACAAAAAAAATAAAGATCGTCGGCGTTGCCAGCGACGGCCGCCGTTTTGCGCTGCTCAACGATTTTGCGCACAGCGCGGACACCATTGCTTTTAAACTCATCAATTACGGCAAATACTGGGTGGCGCAGTTATCGCCGCCGCAAAATGCCAGTTTACTGGACATTGAAACGCGTTTGAACGGCGTGGTGATTCATCCGGTTTCCAATTTAAACGACCGATTTCTGGAGCTGGTCATCCCGCCCGGAGAGGGCGACAAACAAACCCTGCAGCTGCGCGTGGCAAAATTCCAGAAAACCGTGCTGGACACTACCATTCACTTTGCCGTGCTGTTTCCGGAAAAAAGCCAGCATATTGCCTTGTTTAACGACTCTTTGCAAATTGAAACCACCGGTCAGACCGTTTACGACACCCTGCTATTTTCGGCCCGAAAAAACGATTCTGTTTTAACTTTAAAGGATTCGCTGCCCATTCTCAGTGCGGAGTACAATTTTTCCTGGTATCCGCAGCCTTTTCGCAAGGGCGTTCGTATTGTAGTCAAAACAGATTCCACCCCTTTGCCGACCAGAACGCTGGGCCTTTATCGTTTTGTATCGGAAAAGGGTCTGCGCTATGTCGGTGGGCAAAGCGGCGCAGCCAGGCAAACGATCGTCATGCGCAGCAAAGGATTGGGCTCCATCGTGGCCGCGGCCGACACCGTTCCGCCCGCTGTTGAAATACTTTTTCCCGCTCCCAATGCCCGGCTGAAGGCGCTAAAATTTGTCAAAATTTCGGCATTTGATTCGCTCTCAGGACTTGATTCTGATCTCAACTTTCGTATTTTTATTGATGATCAATGGATGATTCCGGAATGGGACCCGGAACGGAAGCTTGTACTTGCCACACCCCACTGGAAGCTTAAAGCCGGCCAGCATCGTTTGCTTGTGGAAGTCCAGGATAGGGCAGGCAACGTGAGCAAACAATCATTGGTTTTTTTTATTAAAGGAAATTAA
- the lpdA gene encoding dihydrolipoyl dehydrogenase produces MSETLKTHLAVIGAGPGGYAAAFLAADLGMDVTIIDPEVNPGGVCLYRGCIPSKALLHVAKLLNESQEAARWGIHFQKPQIDLDQLRSWKESVVQRLTGGLGMLVKQRKIKHIRGTASFLDANTLKIIGVDGQKSQLQFNYAILSTGSRPAKIQALSLDSPRVMNSTRALNLEEVPENLLVIGAGYIGLELGTVYAALGSKVHVVEMLPNILPGADKDLSNVLYKSIEKKFASIMLNTRVAEMKALKNGVRVRFEGENVAQEEQTFDRVLISIGRTPNSDGIGLQNTRIKTDERGFIMVDEQRRTHEPNIYAIGDVAGEPMLAHKASHEGFVAVEAIHGQKAAFEPAAIPAVVFTDPEIAWAGLTETEAKKQGRKVEVARFPWAASGRAITMDRTDGLTKLIVDAESKRILGVGIAGPGAGELISEGVLAIEMAANATDLKMTIHPHPTLSETLMETAEMIFGTSTHIYRPKRGK; encoded by the coding sequence ATGTCTGAAACATTAAAAACTCATTTAGCCGTTATCGGAGCCGGGCCCGGTGGATACGCGGCCGCCTTTCTGGCCGCTGATCTGGGTATGGACGTAACCATCATCGATCCCGAAGTTAATCCGGGCGGCGTTTGTTTGTACCGGGGATGCATTCCATCCAAGGCTCTATTACACGTGGCCAAATTATTGAACGAAAGCCAGGAAGCCGCGCGCTGGGGCATTCATTTTCAAAAACCACAGATCGATCTGGATCAACTGCGCAGCTGGAAAGAGAGCGTGGTGCAGCGCTTAACGGGCGGACTGGGCATGCTGGTCAAACAGCGAAAAATCAAACACATACGTGGAACGGCCAGCTTTTTGGACGCCAATACCTTAAAGATCATCGGCGTTGACGGTCAAAAAAGCCAATTGCAATTCAATTACGCCATCCTGTCCACGGGCTCGCGTCCGGCAAAAATCCAGGCGCTTTCCCTCGATAGCCCGCGTGTGATGAATTCAACCCGGGCGCTGAACCTTGAAGAAGTGCCAGAAAACTTGCTGGTCATCGGCGCGGGCTACATTGGACTGGAGCTGGGTACGGTTTACGCCGCCCTGGGCAGTAAGGTGCATGTGGTGGAGATGCTGCCTAACATTTTGCCCGGCGCCGATAAAGATTTAAGCAACGTACTGTACAAAAGCATCGAAAAGAAATTTGCCTCTATCATGCTTAACACGCGTGTGGCAGAGATGAAGGCCTTAAAAAACGGCGTACGCGTTCGCTTTGAAGGCGAAAACGTCGCTCAAGAAGAACAGACCTTTGATCGCGTGTTGATTTCCATCGGTCGTACGCCCAACTCGGACGGCATCGGTCTGCAAAACACGCGCATTAAAACCGATGAGCGGGGCTTCATCATGGTGGATGAACAGCGTCGCACGCACGAACCGAATATTTACGCTATAGGAGACGTGGCCGGCGAACCCATGCTGGCGCATAAGGCCTCGCACGAAGGCTTTGTGGCCGTGGAAGCCATTCATGGCCAGAAGGCGGCCTTTGAGCCGGCGGCCATCCCGGCTGTGGTGTTTACCGATCCGGAAATTGCCTGGGCTGGTTTGACCGAGACGGAAGCCAAAAAACAGGGACGCAAGGTGGAAGTGGCGCGCTTTCCGTGGGCCGCTTCCGGGCGGGCCATTACCATGGATCGCACCGACGGCTTGACCAAGCTGATTGTGGATGCAGAAAGCAAACGTATTTTGGGCGTGGGCATTGCCGGACCGGGCGCGGGCGAGCTGATTTCCGAAGGCGTGCTGGCCATTGAAATGGCGGCTAATGCCACGGATTTAAAGATGACCATCCATCCGCATCCCACGCTTTCGGAAACGCTAATGGAAACGGCAGAAATGATCTTTGGTACCAGTACGCATATTTACCGTCCGAAACGCGGCAAATAA